In Limnobaculum parvum, one DNA window encodes the following:
- the vgrG gene encoding type VI secretion system tip protein VgrG → MKDQLITKGKDLLDEQLQAYGLGGMVGQSSSSNRSGSAASFSSLGDGINRYQLAIDGLNAQLSVLSVQGHEHLSEAWQYDIQFTAQHGLSMEQVLSEKAVFTLAPGGISSLSGVAGQLSNELMSAFNAFGGMFSDKIGSASNSLSGGFSINSVSQMASRGMGRVNQASSAMSQLGGMADSVGGIAGKASGLLGKAGSSLSTLSGITRSLGGSESETRILYGVVTAFSQLATSADEARYAITLAPRLALLENTQNSAIYQNQTVPQVVEQVLRQHEMTGVDFRFELTESYPVKEYISQWQESDLTFIRRLLADSGIWFRFETHTKHNCDVVVFGDCEQQYQDGPTASYRQPSGNNDNGVESVWDMSVARKTVPKNVLTQDYNYRNAQTGMKSDVNSAQKDNTTRGQHYVYGEHYRDKGEDTNHANAQDDLVGQFSNMMPNGLGDIPGVSQLSGVAGSVGGAVSGVKGGVSLPSPAGIAGGTSAAGMGNIASAAAGSVGSSARSAVSGVTCTVQNMAGQAKGAFDSVGSSLGGLSDKGGDLLNGLSGSESDAAASEEPEGVGQGAWYARLRHQRFMTEQITISGKTTLSHLAPGQILTVSGSPIAEAGSGILIVSVETQGDRQQAYVISFTAIPYDVLRPYRPARLPWPTISGTLPARVTSPDNDTYSYIDAQGRYRVKMDFDLNDNWRKGEESLWMRLAKSYAGETYGIHFPLIDGTEVAIAFTEGNPDRPYIAHAMHDSRHGDVVTLANHKRNLIRTPANNKLRMDDERGKEHIKVATEYGKTQLNMGHLVDAERKQRGEGFELRTDEWGAIRAGKGLFISAEEQSKAQKQQLTMDSVIAELEQAHKMVESLNQMAEAAKAELADLQAQSALLQSSLDTLKGQAVLTYAPAGIASVTPSSIQNTAGENIIQTAQNTVDISAFKRFVVTAGEVISLFANKMGIKIFAGKGKLELQAQDDEMHLTSKQNMVITSTDSEVMVVAKNRLTLACDGAAIVMEGGGITFIGPGDLKVKMASLNIIGPESYSPPAPVLPAGSSCKENL, encoded by the coding sequence ATGAAAGACCAACTGATAACAAAGGGTAAAGATCTGCTGGACGAACAGCTTCAGGCCTATGGTCTTGGGGGAATGGTCGGCCAGAGTAGCAGTAGTAACCGCAGTGGTTCAGCCGCCAGCTTTTCATCATTAGGTGATGGCATCAACCGTTATCAGTTGGCGATAGACGGATTGAACGCTCAACTTTCTGTGTTAAGCGTACAGGGCCATGAACACCTGAGTGAGGCTTGGCAATACGACATTCAGTTTACCGCGCAGCACGGCCTGAGCATGGAACAGGTGCTGAGTGAAAAAGCGGTGTTTACGCTGGCGCCCGGCGGTATCAGCAGCCTAAGCGGCGTTGCCGGTCAGTTAAGTAATGAACTGATGAGCGCGTTTAACGCCTTTGGCGGGATGTTCAGCGACAAGATTGGCAGTGCGTCCAACTCGCTTTCCGGTGGTTTTTCCATTAACAGCGTGAGCCAGATGGCGAGTCGCGGCATGGGCAGGGTGAATCAGGCCAGCTCGGCGATGAGCCAACTGGGGGGAATGGCGGACTCGGTTGGCGGCATCGCCGGTAAAGCCTCAGGCTTACTGGGCAAAGCCGGCTCCAGCCTGTCGACCCTCAGCGGTATCACCCGTTCACTAGGCGGTAGTGAAAGCGAAACCCGAATTTTATACGGCGTGGTCACCGCGTTCAGTCAGTTAGCCACATCGGCAGACGAAGCCCGTTACGCCATTACGCTGGCCCCGCGTTTAGCCCTGCTGGAGAACACCCAAAACAGCGCTATCTACCAGAACCAGACGGTTCCCCAAGTGGTAGAGCAGGTGCTGCGTCAACACGAAATGACCGGGGTGGATTTCCGCTTTGAGCTCACGGAAAGCTACCCGGTCAAAGAGTACATCTCTCAATGGCAAGAGAGCGACCTGACCTTTATTCGCCGGTTGCTGGCGGACAGCGGTATCTGGTTCCGCTTTGAAACCCACACCAAACACAACTGTGATGTGGTGGTGTTTGGCGATTGTGAACAGCAATATCAGGACGGCCCAACCGCCAGCTATCGTCAGCCTTCAGGCAATAACGACAACGGGGTGGAATCGGTATGGGATATGTCGGTAGCCCGCAAGACCGTGCCCAAAAATGTGCTGACCCAAGACTATAACTACCGTAACGCCCAAACCGGCATGAAGTCCGACGTTAACAGCGCGCAAAAAGATAACACCACCCGCGGTCAACATTATGTTTACGGTGAGCACTATCGCGACAAAGGCGAAGACACCAACCACGCCAATGCACAGGATGATTTAGTCGGTCAGTTCAGCAATATGATGCCAAACGGCTTAGGGGATATCCCCGGCGTCAGCCAGTTAAGCGGCGTGGCAGGCTCGGTGGGCGGTGCGGTCAGCGGCGTTAAGGGTGGGGTTTCATTACCCTCGCCAGCGGGTATCGCCGGAGGAACATCGGCTGCGGGTATGGGCAATATCGCCAGCGCTGCCGCGGGTTCAGTGGGTTCCTCTGCTCGTTCAGCGGTTTCCGGCGTGACCTGTACGGTACAGAACATGGCGGGTCAGGCCAAAGGGGCTTTCGACAGCGTCGGCAGTTCGCTGGGGGGCTTATCCGATAAAGGTGGGGACCTGCTCAATGGCTTGAGCGGCAGTGAAAGTGACGCAGCTGCCAGCGAAGAGCCAGAAGGCGTGGGTCAAGGCGCGTGGTATGCTCGCCTGCGCCATCAGCGCTTTATGACTGAACAAATCACCATCAGCGGAAAGACCACCTTATCCCATCTGGCACCGGGGCAAATTCTGACCGTATCCGGCTCGCCAATAGCCGAAGCGGGCAGCGGCATTCTGATTGTTTCAGTAGAGACTCAGGGTGACCGTCAACAGGCCTATGTCATCAGCTTCACCGCAATTCCTTACGACGTACTGCGGCCTTACCGTCCAGCTCGTTTGCCTTGGCCAACCATCAGCGGCACCTTACCGGCAAGGGTCACCAGCCCGGATAACGACACCTACAGTTATATCGACGCACAGGGTCGCTATCGGGTGAAGATGGACTTCGACCTGAACGACAACTGGCGTAAAGGGGAAGAGAGTTTGTGGATGCGGTTGGCGAAATCCTACGCCGGTGAAACCTACGGCATCCACTTCCCGCTGATTGACGGCACCGAAGTGGCTATCGCCTTCACCGAAGGCAACCCCGACCGACCGTATATCGCCCACGCCATGCACGACTCCCGTCATGGGGATGTGGTCACTCTTGCCAACCATAAACGCAACCTGATCCGCACCCCAGCCAATAACAAATTGCGAATGGACGACGAGCGCGGCAAAGAGCACATCAAAGTCGCCACCGAATACGGCAAAACCCAGCTGAATATGGGGCATCTGGTGGATGCCGAACGGAAACAGCGGGGAGAAGGGTTTGAGCTACGCACCGATGAGTGGGGGGCTATACGGGCGGGGAAAGGGCTGTTTATTAGTGCGGAAGAACAGTCAAAAGCTCAGAAGCAACAGTTAACGATGGACAGTGTGATTGCTGAATTAGAGCAGGCGCACAAAATGGTGGAATCACTGAATCAAATGGCAGAAGCCGCGAAAGCGGAGCTGGCAGATCTTCAAGCCCAGAGTGCATTATTACAATCATCACTTGATACCTTAAAAGGCCAGGCGGTTTTAACCTATGCACCAGCCGGAATTGCTTCAGTTACCCCTTCGAGCATTCAAAATACGGCAGGTGAAAACATCATTCAAACGGCTCAGAATACCGTTGATATCAGTGCCTTTAAGCGTTTTGTTGTCACAGCCGGTGAAGTTATTAGCCTGTTTGCCAATAAAATGGGGATCAAAATTTTTGCCGGTAAAGGTAAGTTAGAACTTCAAGCTCAAGATGATGAAATGCATTTAACCTCTAAGCAGAATATGGTGATTACCAGTACGGATAGCGAAGTCATGGTAGTTGCAAAGAATCGTTTGACGCTGGCATGTGATGGGGCCGCCATTGTGATGGAAGGTGGGGGAATTACGTTTATTGGACCTGGGGACCTGAAAGTGAAAATGGCAAGCCTCAATATTATTGGACCTGAAAGTTATTCACCGCCAGCGCCAGTGCTGCCTGCTGGGTCCTCTTGTAAGGAGAACTTATAA